One genomic window of Ilyobacter polytropus DSM 2926 includes the following:
- the moaC gene encoding cyclic pyranopterin monophosphate synthase MoaC — translation MNLTHFNDKGRARMVDVGDKSQTDRVAVARGYILMAEKTIETVKNGGIKKGDVLSVAQVGGIMGAKKTWDLIPMCHNILIDGADINFTVDSDRIWVEAKVRTTGKTGIEMEALTAVSVACLSIYDMCKAIDKKMIIGDIKLIRKTGGKSDFSLGE, via the coding sequence ATGAACTTAACTCATTTTAATGATAAAGGCAGAGCTCGGATGGTGGATGTCGGGGATAAATCTCAGACTGACAGAGTGGCAGTGGCTAGGGGATATATCCTAATGGCAGAAAAAACCATAGAAACCGTAAAAAATGGAGGAATAAAAAAGGGGGATGTTCTCTCAGTAGCACAGGTAGGTGGGATAATGGGAGCCAAAAAAACCTGGGACCTTATTCCTATGTGCCATAATATTTTGATAGACGGTGCAGATATAAATTTTACAGTTGATTCAGACAGAATATGGGTAGAGGCAAAGGTTAGAACAACTGGTAAGACTGGCATAGAGATGGAAGCTCTTACGGCAGTTTCTGTAGCCTGTTTGAGTATATATGATATGTGCAAGGCAATAGATAAAAAAATGATAATTGGGGATATTAAATTAATTAGGAAGACAGGTGGGAAATCAGACTTTTCATTGGGGGAATAA
- a CDS encoding manganese efflux pump MntP family protein encodes MNFTHLTFISICLAADTFAVSLAKGFIIEKLKFTEIFKISFIFAMSQTMMSFLGSKLGKLFINQISGFSHIIIFLILTFTGSKMIFDAWREHRNRDAPRFKLNSNLFILSLATGIDSLIIGTSFSSILNSNINFFIVFTAVITSIASLTGIFLGYKSSSFMSHYTNFVGGSVLILIGFKSLL; translated from the coding sequence ATGAATTTTACACATTTAACTTTTATATCAATATGTCTAGCAGCAGACACCTTTGCTGTCTCCTTGGCCAAAGGATTTATAATTGAGAAATTAAAATTCACTGAAATTTTTAAAATAAGTTTTATTTTTGCCATGTCCCAAACTATGATGTCTTTTCTTGGTTCCAAACTTGGAAAATTATTTATCAATCAAATCAGTGGATTTAGTCACATAATTATTTTTTTGATTTTAACTTTTACAGGAAGTAAAATGATCTTTGACGCCTGGAGGGAACATCGAAACAGGGATGCTCCTAGGTTTAAATTAAATTCTAACTTATTTATATTAAGTTTAGCCACAGGTATAGACTCTTTAATAATAGGAACATCTTTTTCATCAATATTAAATTCAAATATTAATTTTTTTATTGTCTTTACAGCGGTGATAACTTCTATAGCATCCCTTACTGGAATTTTTTTAGGATATAAAAGTTCGTCTTTTATGAGCCACTACACAAATTTTGTAGGAGGAAGTGTCCTTATTCTTATAGGTTTCAAAAGCTTATTATGA
- a CDS encoding propanediol/glycerol family dehydratase medium subunit, whose product MENKFVPSVKIEEIGEAKKGSRSEEVVIGLAPAFKKFQHKTITDVPHDEVLTELIAGIEEEGLKARIVRVTRTSDVSFMALDAAKLSGSGIGIGIQSKGTTVIHQKDLLPLNNLELFPQAPLLTPETFRLIGKNAAKYAKGESPNPVPVASDQMARPKYQAKAALLHIKETKHVVQHGKPVEIKYEF is encoded by the coding sequence ATGGAAAATAAATTTGTACCATCTGTAAAGATAGAAGAAATCGGAGAAGCAAAAAAAGGAAGCAGATCTGAAGAAGTAGTTATAGGACTGGCTCCTGCATTTAAAAAATTTCAACATAAAACAATAACAGATGTCCCTCACGATGAAGTCCTGACTGAACTTATCGCAGGTATAGAGGAAGAGGGATTAAAGGCAAGAATCGTAAGAGTAACAAGAACTTCTGATGTTTCATTTATGGCGCTGGATGCTGCAAAGTTAAGTGGTTCTGGAATAGGAATAGGAATTCAGTCAAAGGGAACAACAGTAATCCACCAAAAGGATCTGCTTCCTCTAAACAATCTAGAACTTTTCCCACAGGCTCCACTATTAACACCTGAAACATTCAGATTAATAGGAAAAAATGCTGCAAAATATGCAAAGGGAGAATCTCCAAATCCAGTACCTGTAGCCAGTGACCAGATGGCGAGACCTAAATATCAGGCAAAAGCAGCATTACTACATATAAAAGAGACAAAACATGTCGTTCAACACGGAAAACCAGTAGAGATAAAGTATGAATTTTAG
- a CDS encoding MOSC domain-containing protein produces MEKEKKIHGRVKAVNISKTKGVVKNPVKEGYFKIDHGLEGDAHAGNWHRQVSLLASESADKVRAAGLDIEDGKFAENITTEGLELYSLPVGTKLKIGESLQEVTQIGKECHTGCAIKQAVGECVMPKEGIFTKVIVSGVVKAGDSIEVV; encoded by the coding sequence ATGGAAAAAGAAAAAAAAATACATGGAAGAGTAAAAGCTGTAAATATAAGTAAAACAAAGGGTGTTGTTAAAAATCCAGTAAAAGAAGGTTATTTTAAAATTGACCACGGTCTAGAGGGAGATGCCCATGCAGGAAACTGGCATAGGCAGGTGAGTCTCCTCGCAAGTGAAAGTGCAGATAAGGTAAGGGCTGCAGGACTAGATATAGAGGACGGAAAATTTGCTGAGAATATAACTACAGAGGGACTAGAGCTGTATAGCTTACCTGTAGGAACTAAACTTAAGATAGGTGAATCACTGCAGGAAGTGACGCAGATAGGCAAGGAGTGTCACACAGGATGTGCCATAAAGCAAGCTGTAGGTGAATGTGTGATGCCAAAGGAAGGTATATTTACCAAGGTTATAGTAAGCGGCGTGGTGAAGGCAGGAGACAGTATAGAGGTTGTGTGA
- a CDS encoding PocR ligand-binding domain-containing protein — MLYKFKQELEKVQQEIADVTKLAIVIVDKEGHYITKKQNYSEFCSIFRKNDKLKSLCEKCDVKALNRSFCTSSPYIYRCHSGLIDMAIPLVLNGEYLGAILIGQAILLSDESYGVERILDKNVGKSIGDSMKDKSVRDAYDKLQKFYHEELNSIANMVYYSSFYIVENIESKKWHNHKIDNNLENLELSISPVGPAVNHVKNNLDKNISLEKAASLCNLSVSHFSKVFKKEVGKNFKEYLNGKKIEKAEYLLKSTNNTIYNIGYSIGIEDTSYFTKMFKKHVGVTPKKYRELFEKKNKTVY; from the coding sequence ATGCTTTATAAATTTAAACAAGAGCTAGAAAAAGTCCAGCAGGAGATAGCAGATGTAACAAAATTGGCTATAGTCATAGTTGATAAAGAGGGGCACTATATCACCAAAAAGCAGAACTATTCTGAGTTTTGTTCTATATTCAGGAAGAACGACAAACTGAAGAGTCTATGTGAAAAATGTGACGTTAAAGCATTAAACAGGTCTTTTTGTACCTCCTCACCTTATATATACAGGTGCCATTCTGGGCTTATTGATATGGCTATACCTCTGGTGCTAAACGGAGAGTATCTAGGGGCTATACTGATAGGTCAGGCCATACTTCTTTCCGATGAAAGCTACGGTGTAGAGAGGATTCTGGATAAGAATGTGGGGAAGAGTATAGGGGATAGCATGAAGGATAAGAGTGTTAGAGATGCCTATGATAAACTTCAAAAATTCTACCATGAAGAATTAAACAGTATCGCAAATATGGTCTATTACTCTAGTTTTTATATCGTGGAAAACATAGAGTCAAAAAAGTGGCATAATCATAAAATTGATAACAATCTGGAAAATTTGGAACTTTCCATATCGCCAGTAGGGCCTGCTGTAAATCACGTAAAAAACAACTTAGATAAAAATATAAGCTTAGAAAAAGCAGCGTCTCTTTGCAATTTGAGTGTATCTCATTTCAGCAAGGTTTTCAAAAAAGAGGTGGGTAAGAATTTTAAAGAGTATCTAAACGGGAAAAAAATAGAAAAGGCAGAGTACTTGCTCAAGTCAACTAATAACACAATCTACAATATAGGGTATTCCATCGGAATCGAAGATACCAGCTATTTTACCAAAATGTTTAAAAAACATGTGGGGGTAACACCCAAAAAATATAGGGAATTATTCGAAAAAAAGAACAAGACAGTATATTAA
- a CDS encoding propanediol/glycerol family dehydratase large subunit, with amino-acid sequence MKSKRFEVLKERPVNKDGFISEWIEEGLIAMESPNDPNPSLKIENGQITELDGKSREEFDMIDRFIADYAINMENAEKAMKMSSMEISKKLVDINVSRDEVLEITTGITPAKIIKVMEHMNVVEMMMAVQKMRARKTPSNQCHVTNLRDNPVLIAADAAEASVRGFDEQETTIGIVRYAPFNAISIFVGSQVGRGGILTQCSVEEATELELGMKGFTSYAETVSVYGTEQVFIDGDDTPWSKAFLASAYASRGLKMRFTSGTGSEALMGNAEGKSMLYLEARCIYVTRGSGVQGLQNGSVSCIGMPGSLPGGIRAVLAENLIAMLLDLECASANDQTFSHSEYRRTARTLMQMLPGTDFIFSGYSAVPNCDNMFAGSNFDAEDFDDYNALQRDLKIDGGLKPVTEDEIVKVRNKAARAIQGLFKELDLPEITDEEVEAATYAHGSVDMPARNVVEDLKAAEELLSSGITGVDLVKGLSRSGFDDVAEHVLGMLKQRVSGDYLQTSAILDKGFKIKSAINDRNDYMGPGSGYRISEERWEEIKNIPSAIKPESIE; translated from the coding sequence GTGAAATCAAAAAGATTTGAAGTATTGAAGGAACGTCCTGTAAATAAAGATGGCTTTATAAGTGAATGGATAGAAGAAGGACTAATCGCAATGGAAAGTCCTAACGATCCTAATCCAAGTTTGAAAATAGAAAATGGTCAAATAACAGAGTTAGACGGTAAAAGCAGAGAAGAATTTGACATGATCGACAGATTTATAGCAGATTATGCAATAAATATGGAAAATGCTGAAAAAGCTATGAAAATGTCATCTATGGAAATATCTAAAAAACTAGTAGACATAAATGTATCAAGAGATGAAGTGCTGGAAATAACAACAGGAATTACCCCAGCAAAAATAATTAAAGTTATGGAACACATGAATGTTGTAGAGATGATGATGGCCGTACAAAAAATGAGAGCCAGAAAAACTCCTTCCAATCAGTGTCATGTAACTAACTTGAGAGACAATCCTGTATTAATTGCCGCTGATGCTGCCGAAGCGTCAGTAAGAGGTTTTGATGAACAGGAGACTACAATCGGTATAGTAAGATATGCACCTTTCAATGCCATCTCAATATTTGTAGGTTCACAAGTAGGTAGAGGAGGAATACTGACTCAGTGTTCTGTAGAAGAAGCTACTGAATTAGAGCTTGGAATGAAAGGATTCACAAGTTATGCAGAAACAGTGTCTGTATATGGTACAGAGCAAGTGTTTATAGACGGTGACGACACTCCTTGGTCAAAAGCCTTCCTTGCTTCAGCATATGCATCAAGAGGATTAAAAATGAGATTTACATCTGGAACTGGTTCAGAGGCTCTTATGGGAAATGCTGAAGGGAAATCAATGCTTTACCTTGAAGCAAGATGTATCTACGTAACAAGAGGGTCTGGAGTACAAGGACTACAAAATGGTTCTGTAAGCTGCATAGGGATGCCTGGGTCACTACCTGGAGGAATAAGGGCTGTACTGGCTGAAAACCTGATAGCAATGTTACTTGACTTAGAATGTGCATCAGCAAATGACCAGACATTCTCTCACTCAGAATATAGAAGGACAGCAAGAACTCTAATGCAGATGCTTCCTGGAACAGACTTCATATTCTCAGGATATAGTGCCGTACCAAACTGTGATAACATGTTTGCTGGATCAAATTTTGATGCAGAGGATTTTGATGACTATAATGCTCTTCAGAGAGACCTTAAAATAGACGGTGGTTTAAAACCTGTAACTGAAGATGAGATTGTCAAAGTAAGAAATAAAGCAGCCAGAGCAATACAGGGGTTATTCAAAGAACTTGATCTTCCTGAAATAACAGATGAAGAAGTGGAAGCAGCAACATATGCCCACGGAAGTGTTGATATGCCTGCAAGAAATGTGGTTGAAGATTTAAAAGCGGCAGAAGAACTTTTAAGCTCTGGAATAACAGGAGTAGATCTTGTTAAAGGACTTAGCAGAAGCGGATTTGACGATGTAGCTGAGCATGTTTTAGGTATGTTAAAACAGAGAGTTTCAGGAGATTACCTGCAAACTTCAGCTATATTAGACAAAGGCTTTAAAATAAAGAGTGCCATAAACGATAGAAATGATTACATGGGTCCTGGAAGCGGATATAGAATAAGCGAGGAAAGATGGGAAGAGATCAAAAATATCCCATCAGCTATAAAACCAGAAAGTATAGAATAG
- a CDS encoding diol dehydratase small subunit, whose amino-acid sequence MNIDVKNINPISDYPLGEKRKEWLKTSTGKTLDEITLENVINGDIKPEDIRISPETLKLQGEIAKKGNRPTITKNFERASEMVAIPDDKILATYNALRPYRSSKEELFEIADELESKYSAVVISAFIKEAAEVYEQRGQLRKD is encoded by the coding sequence ATGAATATAGATGTTAAAAATATAAATCCAATCTCTGATTATCCATTAGGAGAAAAGAGAAAAGAATGGTTGAAAACATCCACAGGTAAAACTTTGGATGAAATAACTTTAGAAAATGTAATAAATGGAGATATAAAGCCTGAAGATATAAGAATCTCACCTGAAACTCTAAAATTACAGGGAGAGATAGCAAAGAAAGGTAACAGGCCAACTATAACAAAGAACTTTGAAAGAGCCAGTGAAATGGTTGCCATTCCAGATGATAAAATATTAGCAACTTACAACGCTTTGAGACCTTACAGATCTTCAAAGGAAGAATTATTTGAAATAGCCGATGAACTAGAAAGTAAGTATTCAGCTGTTGTAATATCTGCATTTATCAAGGAAGCCGCAGAAGTTTATGAACAAAGAGGTCAACTTAGAAAAGATTAG
- a CDS encoding GlcG/HbpS family heme-binding protein, protein MIDVVTVKQITLKTAKLMGEKAIKKAEEIDVPVVFSVVDAGGNLLYTERMDKAFVTSVDIANNKAFTSWALKTGTHEISQVVQPGESLYGLNLTNDARIISFGGGFPVVFEEQVIGAIGVSGGTVEEDMTIAKAALEIL, encoded by the coding sequence ATGATTGATGTCGTAACTGTGAAACAAATCACATTAAAGACTGCTAAACTTATGGGAGAAAAAGCTATTAAAAAAGCTGAAGAAATCGATGTACCGGTTGTCTTTTCAGTAGTAGATGCCGGAGGAAACCTTCTTTACACAGAAAGAATGGACAAAGCTTTCGTAACAAGTGTAGATATTGCAAATAACAAGGCTTTCACATCATGGGCATTAAAAACCGGGACTCACGAAATTAGCCAAGTTGTTCAGCCTGGAGAAAGCCTTTATGGATTAAATCTTACAAATGATGCAAGAATCATCTCTTTTGGAGGAGGATTTCCAGTTGTCTTTGAAGAACAGGTAATTGGTGCCATAGGAGTCAGTGGCGGAACAGTTGAAGAAGATATGACTATAGCTAAAGCAGCTTTAGAAATTTTATAG
- the moaA gene encoding GTP 3',8-cyclase MoaA: MRDLHGRVIDYLRISLTENCNLRCIYCKPDECIEARRDPMTKREVVSMVKAMADLGVKKVRFTGGEPLLRKDITEIISEVSKIEGIDDIALTTNGIFLAEKAKELKKAGLMRVNVSLDTLEEDKYSKLTGGNLKRVIEGIEKAKLEGLYPIKLNVVLMNSYNKEEIENFVNITVEKKIDVRFIELMPMGSSVSWIEKEYLSSQEVLSRCPRLQMLEKDYASSPSILYKLPEGKGRVGIINTISNKFCDSCNRVRITSSGKLKLCLHSNKEIDLLGSLRKGENIRELLKKNILDKPEKHHLDEKQYIDKDMYKIGG, from the coding sequence ATGAGGGACTTACACGGAAGAGTCATAGATTATTTAAGAATATCTCTCACTGAGAACTGTAATTTGAGGTGCATCTACTGCAAACCTGATGAATGTATAGAGGCTAGAAGAGACCCTATGACCAAAAGAGAAGTTGTATCTATGGTGAAGGCGATGGCAGACCTTGGAGTGAAAAAGGTTCGTTTTACAGGTGGGGAGCCGCTACTAAGGAAGGATATAACGGAAATTATTTCTGAAGTTTCAAAGATCGAAGGAATTGATGATATAGCCCTGACTACCAACGGAATTTTTCTCGCTGAAAAGGCTAAGGAGCTAAAAAAAGCCGGACTTATGAGAGTCAATGTAAGCCTTGATACCCTAGAAGAGGATAAGTATAGTAAACTTACTGGGGGAAATCTTAAAAGGGTTATAGAGGGGATAGAAAAGGCTAAACTTGAGGGACTTTATCCCATAAAATTAAATGTGGTTCTTATGAATAGCTATAATAAGGAAGAGATAGAAAATTTTGTAAATATAACAGTGGAAAAAAAGATAGATGTGAGGTTTATAGAGCTCATGCCCATGGGGAGTTCAGTAAGCTGGATTGAAAAAGAGTACCTTTCTTCCCAAGAGGTTCTAAGTAGATGTCCTAGGCTACAAATGTTGGAAAAGGATTATGCATCATCCCCTTCAATATTGTATAAACTACCTGAAGGAAAAGGGAGAGTGGGAATTATAAATACTATTTCCAATAAATTCTGTGACTCATGCAACAGAGTCAGGATAACCTCCTCTGGAAAATTGAAATTGTGTCTTCATTCAAATAAAGAGATAGATCTATTGGGGTCTCTTAGAAAAGGTGAAAATATACGGGAATTGTTAAAAAAAAATATACTGGATAAACCTGAAAAACATCATTTGGACGAAAAGCAGTATATAGATAAAGATATGTATAAAATTGGAGGATGA
- a CDS encoding molybdopterin biosynthesis protein, with the protein MKRDKYIDNIDVEEALQKFLSKIDFKREIEKKAPWDSLDRITGDLISANFSSPNYNAAAMDGIAVLSKKTINARENSPLILKEKTDFLYVNTGNPLPKEYDSVIMIEDVVELDKGEVEIISPARPWQHVRPVGEDIIKGEPVLFANHKIRPQDIGALLSAGLMEIPIYKKPKVGIIPTGTEIVEDSKELSYGKIMDSNSRMFAAMVEKWGGEASRFSPTEDNYHKLSETIKKAVQENDIVVINAGSSTGTKDFTASIIGDMGEVLSHGVALKPGKPTILAVVQGKPVLGIPGYPVSAFISAETFLKPLIENYLLQKKQNRSKIKAVLSRSIPSSLKHREIVRVTLGFIDGKLIATPLSRGAGVSMSLVKADALLEIPRNYEGYQKGEEVEVTLLRPLEEIGEYLISIGSHDIVMDLIADEVNLSSTHTGSMGGVTALKRGQTHIAPVHILNEQNGVYNEFLLDKYFDDETVLIRGVEREQGLILPKGNPKNIFGISDLLKENIIFINRQRGAGTRILLDYLLKKDGISSSDITGYEREATTHMACATAVKSGSADVALGIKAAAQVMDLDFIPITFENYDFLVKKETLSDERMKSFLNFIRSQRFEDKIKNLGGYNARETGKLIFKGDIS; encoded by the coding sequence TTGAAAAGAGATAAATACATAGATAATATTGACGTAGAGGAAGCATTGCAGAAATTCCTCTCAAAAATTGACTTTAAAAGAGAGATAGAAAAAAAAGCCCCTTGGGATTCTTTAGACAGAATCACAGGAGATCTTATATCAGCAAATTTTTCTTCCCCTAATTATAACGCTGCGGCAATGGATGGAATCGCAGTTTTATCAAAAAAAACAATTAATGCAAGAGAAAACTCGCCATTGATTCTCAAGGAAAAGACAGACTTTTTATATGTAAATACAGGAAATCCTCTTCCTAAAGAGTATGACTCTGTAATAATGATAGAAGATGTTGTGGAGCTAGATAAGGGTGAAGTGGAAATAATATCTCCTGCAAGGCCATGGCAACATGTGAGACCGGTAGGCGAGGATATAATAAAAGGAGAGCCTGTACTCTTTGCTAATCACAAGATAAGACCCCAGGATATAGGGGCCCTTTTGTCTGCGGGATTGATGGAAATACCAATTTATAAAAAACCAAAAGTCGGGATAATCCCGACAGGAACTGAGATAGTGGAAGATTCTAAAGAGCTTTCTTACGGTAAAATAATGGATTCAAACTCTAGAATGTTTGCTGCCATGGTTGAAAAATGGGGTGGGGAAGCATCTAGATTTTCACCAACAGAGGATAACTATCATAAATTATCAGAAACAATAAAGAAAGCCGTACAAGAAAATGATATAGTAGTTATAAATGCAGGGTCATCTACTGGAACAAAGGATTTTACAGCGTCGATAATAGGAGATATGGGGGAAGTTTTAAGTCATGGAGTGGCTTTGAAACCAGGTAAACCAACTATTCTAGCTGTTGTTCAAGGGAAACCAGTATTGGGGATTCCGGGATATCCAGTATCTGCCTTTATATCTGCAGAAACTTTTTTAAAACCACTGATTGAAAATTATCTTCTACAGAAAAAGCAAAATAGATCTAAAATAAAGGCTGTTTTATCAAGATCCATTCCGTCATCTTTAAAGCATAGGGAGATTGTAAGAGTCACTCTAGGGTTTATTGACGGAAAGCTGATAGCCACACCTCTTTCTCGAGGAGCCGGTGTCAGCATGAGTCTTGTAAAAGCCGATGCCTTACTTGAAATACCTAGAAACTATGAGGGTTACCAGAAAGGCGAGGAAGTGGAAGTTACGCTTTTGAGGCCACTTGAAGAAATAGGGGAGTATTTGATTTCCATAGGAAGTCATGACATTGTAATGGATCTTATCGCTGACGAAGTCAACCTATCGTCTACACACACAGGGAGTATGGGTGGCGTAACTGCATTGAAAAGAGGTCAAACTCATATTGCACCAGTTCATATACTAAATGAACAAAATGGTGTTTATAATGAATTTCTTTTGGATAAATATTTTGATGATGAGACGGTTCTAATACGTGGAGTAGAGAGAGAGCAGGGTCTAATTCTTCCAAAGGGAAACCCAAAAAATATATTTGGAATATCAGATTTATTAAAAGAAAATATAATTTTTATTAATAGACAGCGGGGAGCTGGGACACGAATACTTTTAGACTATTTGCTAAAAAAAGATGGAATAAGCAGCAGTGATATAACTGGTTATGAAAGGGAAGCTACTACTCATATGGCCTGTGCTACTGCAGTTAAAAGTGGTTCTGCAGATGTGGCACTAGGCATAAAGGCTGCCGCCCAAGTAATGGATTTGGATTTTATTCCAATAACCTTTGAGAATTATGATTTTTTAGTAAAAAAAGAGACTCTTTCAGATGAGAGAATGAAAAGTTTTTTAAATTTTATAAGATCTCAAAGATTTGAAGATAAAATCAAAAATCTAGGTGGGTATAATGCAAGAGAAACGGGAAAACTGATTTTTAAAGGAGATATTTCATGA
- a CDS encoding iron-containing alcohol dehydrogenase → MRYYDYLMPSVNFFGPGCLEVIGERAKILNGTKALIVTDKFLSSLKGGAVEKTLEYLKSAGVEAVVFDNVEPNPKDTNVYEGAKVYKENNCDMIITVGGGSPHDCGKGIGIAATHDGDICDYAGIETLTNALPPIIAVNTTAGTASEVTRHAVITNTKTKVKFVIVSWRNLPQVSINDPLLMIGKPAGLTAATGMDALTHAVEAYISKDANPITDAAAIQAIKLIAQNLRLAVANGENLKARENMAYASVLAGMAFNNGNLGYVHAMAHQLGGLYDMPHGIANAMLLPHVCKYNMISNLDKFADIAEFMGENVDGLSKSEAAEKAISAMFRLSSDLGIPTSLEEAGIKESDIELMAENALKDGNAFSNPRKGNEKDVENIFKAAM, encoded by the coding sequence ATGAGATATTATGATTATTTGATGCCAAGTGTTAACTTTTTCGGACCTGGATGCCTTGAGGTTATAGGTGAGAGAGCTAAAATTTTAAACGGAACAAAAGCTTTAATAGTCACTGACAAGTTCTTAAGTTCACTAAAAGGTGGAGCTGTAGAAAAAACTTTGGAATATCTAAAATCCGCTGGAGTAGAAGCAGTTGTTTTTGACAATGTCGAGCCAAATCCTAAAGATACAAACGTATATGAAGGTGCAAAAGTTTATAAAGAGAATAATTGTGACATGATCATCACTGTTGGTGGAGGATCTCCCCATGATTGTGGTAAAGGTATTGGTATTGCAGCTACTCACGATGGAGATATCTGCGACTATGCAGGCATAGAGACACTTACTAATGCTCTGCCTCCAATTATTGCGGTAAATACTACTGCTGGTACAGCTTCTGAAGTTACAAGACATGCTGTTATCACCAATACTAAAACAAAGGTTAAGTTTGTAATCGTAAGCTGGAGAAATCTTCCTCAGGTTTCAATAAATGATCCACTTCTAATGATTGGAAAACCTGCGGGACTTACAGCTGCTACTGGAATGGATGCACTGACTCATGCTGTAGAGGCCTACATATCAAAAGATGCAAATCCTATAACTGATGCTGCAGCAATACAGGCTATCAAACTTATTGCTCAAAATCTGAGACTTGCCGTTGCAAACGGAGAAAACTTAAAAGCCAGAGAAAACATGGCCTACGCTTCTGTTCTTGCTGGAATGGCTTTTAACAACGGAAACCTAGGTTATGTACACGCTATGGCTCACCAATTAGGAGGGCTTTACGATATGCCCCACGGTATAGCAAATGCAATGCTTTTACCACATGTGTGTAAGTACAACATGATCTCTAATCTGGATAAATTTGCTGATATTGCTGAATTCATGGGAGAAAATGTAGACGGACTTTCTAAATCAGAAGCTGCTGAAAAGGCAATCAGTGCAATGTTCAGACTTTCATCAGACCTTGGAATTCCAACAAGTTTAGAAGAAGCAGGAATCAAAGAGTCTGATATAGAATTGATGGCTGAAAACGCTCTTAAAGATGGAAATGCATTTAGCAACCCTAGAAAAGGTAATGAAAAGGACGTTGAAAATATTTTTAAAGCTGCAATGTAG